The sequence AAGAGGAACGTGCGCTTGTTCTGATGTGTCCTTGTCCCTTCAAGGAGCGTGGAAAGGTGTTCGCTAGAGTCcgcagagagaaaggtgACGATGTTGATCTCATGAGAGGAAAGGGGCGAGAGGCTCCGTTGTGCGgtccccacacgcacgcacgcacaacgcgccgtcttctttttggtccatcttttttgttgttgtgtaAGGGTGGTTGTCGTGCCCCGCTGTTGTTTCTCTTCGATCCAGTATATCTGTCGGTGGTGGCTGAATGTACTTATAGGACCGGCCGACTGGTTGTGAAgctgctgcccccctccctccctccctcccttctctcatGCACTGTGGCTTTCAGAAATTCGTTATCGCCCCaacgccgcctcccccttcccgGTTTTGCTTCACACTGACTCTGCAGAGACGAGTATAACTTTGGCTAACCTTtaagcagcggcggaggggaAGAGCGGCCACAACGCGGCGTGCGTTGGAGGTGATGGCTGGGCGTGTAGAGGGCTGTGCCGTTAAAAAGAAGGCTGCGGTGATGTACTTGCTGTGTTGGTCCGTTCGATGGTTGTGTGTCTCTTGTTTTCTATGTTCGTCGTTGCCCAGCCCCGGGTCAGGTGTTGCTCACTACACGCGCAAAAGAAAATGATTGAATGACGCAATGCAAGCGTCGCACGCAGCTCCACAACacgcatccccctccctccccgcctaTCCCCTAATCTACGTCCACATATGTGCGTCGACGCGTACacagaggaggggaggggggggggcagagagcCACTGATGTGAGGACCTGGCGTAGCAGTGGTGCCCACAGCTTGGGAGTGGGAGGGTAGGCGAGGAACGAGAGTAGCCGCTAACGGAGCGAAGTGGCAGTTTTTCGACAGCCCGTCAATAGTGCCGACTTCGCTTAATGCAGCGGCTGTCCCCTCCCGTTTGCATCCCTCGTCACGTCTCCCACAACACCTTCTCCTGCCCCTGCACGCATCGCCGGCCTTGCTGCCTCATGCTCATCTTCGCCATGATGGCCCGCCCACGCCCCATTTCTACCTTTCCACCCGGTTGGCAGGTGCGTAGGCGGGTATATCTACGCAGTTGtgtttttgtgcgtgtgtatgtgtccGTGCGGCgttgtgcgcacgcgcgtctgcTCACCATTGGCCTAGAAGGGGCTACAACGCCTGTACCCAGATTCACAGCGACACGCGCGTACACATACAGACAGAGGGCACAGGCCCAGTCACAGAGAGAAGCGCTGGAGAAGTGAGGGCCGGCGGGTGAGGGGTCACCCGCCGTTGCTATTCatgtcgagcagcgccgtccctGCGTACGAGGAGAAGCAAAAGGTTTACGCTCTCCTCAACGGTACCTTCCATGCGGCGATTGTGCTGGAGGTAGCAGAAGACGCAACAGAGGGCGGCTTTCTCTACTACGTTCGCTACGTGGAGCAGGACAGCAGGCTGGATCAATGGCTGCAGGCGAGCGACATCAAGGAACGTCACCAGGGCCGCGCACAACatggaagcagcagcacccatCAGCAGTACACCCCGAGCGGTATCaagacgcggcggcagagccaCGTGACAGAGCAGCAGAATGCAGAGACGGCAGTGCTGACGGGCGAAGGGGTTGGTATGTCCACAGAGGTTTCGGCAAACGcgaaaggcggcggcgccgcctcgcactTGGTAAAAGTGTCGAAGACGCGTGCGCGACGCGATAGCGCGTTTTTCTCACGCACCAAGAACATCTACTCGATCTGCATGGGGCCGCACGAGGTGGAGACGTGGTACTTCAGCCCGTACCACCTCGCCCGCccagaggtgcagcagcgactgcaggCAGCGTCTCAGTGTGTAACGGGGAGCACCGAGCTGCAGTTGGTTCAATCCACCACGCCGTCAGGCGGCACTAGTGGTGTGAGCAGTGGTATCGCCGgcgttggtggtggcgctggtggcagcgGGAGTGTGAGCGTAGGGGGGGGTGGGTCAGGCAGAGGGAATGGTGCCGGTACGCGGCAGTGGCCAATCGCTacgcgctccttctctctccacaTATGCCCCTACTGCCTGCGGCCGTTCCTTGACAACGCAGCGGTAGTGCGGCATCTCCAGCAAGACTGCCTGCGCCATCCCCCTGGCAACGAGATCTACCGCGACCCAgtgcggcgcctcgtcgTGTTGGAGCTGGACGGCTCGCTGGAGCCGACCTTCTGTGAGCACCTTGCTCTTCTCTCGAAGCTCTTTCTTGAGCACAAGGCTCTGGACCACGACATGACGCCCTTCCTGTTCTACGTACTGTGCTCCATGGAGACGCACGGCCTGCAAGTGTTGGGGTACTTCAGCAAGGAGAAGCAAACCCCCGAGCCGTACAACCTGTCATGCATCTTGGTGCTACCGCAGTATCAGAGCCGCGGCATCGGTCGATTCTTGATCGAGCTCAGCTACGAGCTCTCGCGCCGTGAGGGCAAGGTCGGCACGCCGGAGAAGCCCCTCAGCGACTTGGGTGAGAAACTGTACCTAAGCTACTGGGCCGACTCCGTCACCATGGCCATTGCCCGGGCTATGGAGGAAGGCCACTGCGTCTCTGTGGATTACCTGGTGCAGGCAACGGCGATGATTCAGGCAGATGTGATACGAGCCTTACAGCACCAGAAGCTTCTGAACGGGCATCAGCTGACCATCTCCGAGGACATTGTCGAACGGTGCTACACGAAGCGCCTCACCAAGGAACGGGACATCACGAGCTACACCTTCTACACGCACTTGCTCAGCTGGGCCCCCGGCTTCTACGAAGAGTTCCGTGGcgtgccgccagcgccagcgttTGTGCCTTGGCGCGACCCAAGAGCGCCCCACTCGCGAACCGGCGGTTGACGAGGGCGCGCGAGGTGCGCGCAAGGAAGCAACCCTGCAACGTTTTCCTCTGAATCAtcatcctccccctcctttcccacTCCTCCTTTCTGGCTGCCGCACTCTCCATGGAGCGGCTCTGAGGAAGAAGTGGGGTGGTGAAGGCCGAGGTTGGAATTACGATGGCACCGCCTGTCCGCTAGAGGGAGAGATGAATGACCGCGATGACGACAAATCGAAGGAGTCCGCGCGCATGTTAGCCTCTccggccgcagcggtgtgCCATGGAGCCAATCCGTGAAGGAGCCTAGCGAGAAGCTAACGCGACACGTGCGCGTCACATCTCTCCCTTCAGCCGCGTATCACGTTGGCCACTAGTCTGACCCTGCACCATTCCTCGTGGTAAGAAGCGAATGAGCAAGATGTCTCTCCATgcagcgcatgtgcgcgcggATGATGAAAGaccaaaacgaaaaacagcGATGTAGGCAGATGTGCTGCGACTGATGCAGAGCTGAGCATGCACATGTGTaacgtggaggcggtgggcgTGCTCCCGCCGCACAGATGCACCTcgtgccctcctcctcctccctcctttctttGTCAatcccctctcctctcgaGTCTCTCGAGCGCGCTGCACTGACCATGCAGTTCTGCCGCCTCTTGTTGCAGGGCAACTCATAAAAGCTTGTGCGCCTCTTCGTCTCGTCTCTCCCCCACATGCACCATCTACTCGCTTGCACATCTTTCCTGTCCTCTGCACTCCTCGAACATCGCGCACATCGCACGGCTCGGTCATGTTTCCTCGGAGTCCTCGTAGCAGCTGTGCAGCACGTGACATCAGCTCCGTCTCTCCGTCAGTGGATTCACCGCCATAGTAGGTACAGCAGTGCACCAAACACGACGCATCGCCGTCTTGTCTGTGCTTCTTACACTTTCGTGCGCatttccctccccctcagcactccgcctccttccccttactcatcacacacgcacgcatctgTCAACTTCACAATGCGCAGGGCACTCATTGCAAGCGGCCTCATGAGCCGGTGCACGCTGGCGCACCGCTACTGCTCCACCAAGCCTGCAGGCGACAACGCGAAGATCGACGACTTGGCCACCGCCTACTCTCAGCTAACGCTGAGGGAAGTGTCtgacctgcagcgcctcatATTCAAGAAGCTAGGTCACAGCGACGAATTCTacgagaaggcgctgctgcgcggtctaggcggtggcggtggcgcggttATGATGgctccagctgcggcggcggcggtggcaccggcAGCCGATGCCCCGGCCGCAGACGCGCTCaagacggagaagaagaaggtTGAGAAGCTCACGTACGACGTTAAGCTCGAAAAGTTTGCGCCAGAGATCAAAATCAAGCTCAtcaaggagctgcgcacAGTGACCAACCTCAGCATCGCCGATGCCAAGAAGGCAGTGGAGAAGTGCCCCGGTCTTGTGGCCACCAACATGAGCAAGGACGACGCGGAGAAGCTCAAGGTGCTTTATGAAAAGCTCGGGGCCAAGGTGGAGCTCCTCTAAGCACTGGAACAccacagcggctgcggcatgGAATGCCTGGCGTCTGCACTCATTgagtgggcgtgcgtgtgtgtatgtgtgtgtgtgtgtgtgtttgggcTTAAGGGAAAAATATATGGATGTGTGTGTTCGAGGTATTCGGGCAACTATCGTTGGCGTTGCtcgctctgcgtgcgtgtgtgtcctcCTGGGAATGTCTGTCTTGCATGTGCATCTGTCGGTATGGATTCCGTTGATGAGCGTCTCACATACTTTCTCTGTTGTAGTGTTGTGTTGCTCATTCTGTGGGTAGGTGTGTCTTCTCTGAGCTTCTTTtcatcgcctcctcttcgctgtGAGAGAGTTGGCCGCAGCCGGTAGGAATCAACTTCGTCGCAGAGTCCACTTGTTAGCGTCGCTCCCCCCTCTACGTCCGCCACGCGTCTCCTGCGCTTTTCAATCGAGTAGTCCCAGTGCGGAAAAGGACTGTGTGGAGAGGCGGGCGGATGTCGCGTACGCGGACCAGGAGAGAGCggcacggcaccgcctcctgccCTCTGCCAGTTCTTTCGTCCTCATCAGGTTTcagaaacgaagaaaaacgCGCACCGACGTCTCTgccccaccaccccaccccctctttcctcgccctctctctttacGTGCCTCCCACGCGCAGCAGACTCGCTCATGCAGCGGAAGTGCCCGTGGACAGAGAGCCACACAACGGCTTTCATCTTCGCACCTCTCACACATACGGAGAGCTGAACTACAGCGCTGGCccacacggagagagagactagcaagcacacacgttTGCAGGCATGGCCTACTACACAGCGGAGGAAATCACTGATCGTCGCATCAACGAGGATGACGGCGCCATCGAGTACGCCGTAAAGTGGGAGGGGTTTGCTGGCGAAATCACGTGGGAGAAGCGCCACCAGTTAACAGAGAACTGCGCGGAGACGGTTCAGGCAGTGGACCAGCGGTGCATGGACGCCACTGATGAGGAACTCGAACGTTGGCGTGACGGCAAGTGGAAGCGTGGCGCGAAACGAGCGCACGATTCACCACCGCTAGTAAGCACCGCAACGGAGCGGCGAAAACGCAGTCGATCTGTCTCTCCGGCTGCAGTGGAGGACCTGGAGCAGGTGGAAGTACTAAATGGGCTTCTCCTTCGTCCTCCACGAGGCGACAGTCGCAACGACGATGCGTGCGGTGCCCagcacgccgaggaggaggggacgATCCTGATGCTGGGCGAGGTGGTcttggcggaggaggcgtcgGCCATCTTGaacggcaccggcggctaCCGGAAGAAGCGTAAGACCGCAAccgtcagcaccgccgtcgcccttCACACCGCCCCGGCTCTAGACATCGAGAAGCGCTGGCGTGACATGCACGGACAGAGCCTCCTCCACAGCATCGAAGTCGCGCGGTCGGTCACTCCTTTTCACCCGCACTTTCGCCTCCACGGGTGCGACCCGGCAACGCGGTGCgcgatggcgctggaggtggagcggtcCTCACACCTGCGCATCATCAGCATCGCGCCTCCGCTCATGACGCATAGCGGCGCAGTGTTTGGGCTGCCCGTGGCGCTAGGCCCTCTTGTGGGGGAGAAGGATGTGGAGCAGCTACGACAGAGCGTGCAGCTCGAGTCTCCGCTCTTCGGTAGTGCTGCTCAAGAGCTTGTGAAGCCTCATGTGGAGCAGATGGTTGTGCGGTACATCATTCCCGAGGTGACGCCTGCCACCGTTGACGACCCCGCCACTCCCACCACTGAGTTGTTCCCTGCTCACGGTCGCATCGCCTCAATGCCACTCTCGGTCTTCCGGGTGGTGTTTCCACAGCTGCTCATCGACTACCTGCTCACGAACTCCGTCGTTCTGCGTTGATAGATTTGGGCCAGATGAGGGAGTAACTGCCTGCTCACTCGCACTCTTTCACCTCCTGCACTGCACCGTGGCATGTGCGTGAAGCTGCTACATTATGGATGTATATGGGCGCGTGTGTTCGTCTTGCTCTGCCACGTTCGCTTCTCCACCGCTCTGTGGCCAGCGCTCGTGCGTTATCTGCTCCACCACCGATGACCACTTCGGGTCTGCGTGTGGTCTTTAGTCGGGTCCTGTGGAACGCAAAGCAGAGAAAGCGGCACGAGAAGAGCGTCGGGACCACGACTTTCCGTGAATCCCATCCACACATGAGAGTTCCAAAATCATCTGTGCGGCAGCCTCCTGTGGATCCTGCCTTGCACAACACTCGTGCCAATGTGCACAGGAGCCACTCTCCGCCCCGCTCTTCTTCTCACAGGTGGGCATCGCGCACTGCTCCTCCCCcggcccccctctctcgctgtgaAGATCTTCGGCACGAgcgcctctttttcttcggcTTCAGAATGCCCGCGGACGGCGagcagtcgcagcaggcTCAGGCGCCAGCCTGaagccgcgcagcaccaTCGACTAGTACGAGCGCCACTCGAGAGAGATCCAACGTCTTATCGACAACGCGGCGATGCCCCGGTCGAATGGGAAAGAGCGTCGGCTCGAAGCAGCGCTGATCACGTATTCATGCACCCCTTCTTGGACGACAGAGGCGTCGGTCTACCTCGCTGGCCACGTAGAGCTGACGCTGAGTCCGTAGATGAATCCAATGGAACCTGCGAACTCCATGGGGAAGCACCACGCTCGAGTGCAGCGAAGGAGCAGTGCTGTGAGTGCCTCACCGCTgagcgcgcacaccgcaGCACGTCACCGCTTCCAGCTCGATTCGacttcttcctctttcacCACACCTCTGTTTAGCCCTGCAGTGGTCGTTCATAGTATGAAAGAgcgtgtggagggggggggacatCAGACTTGGGAAGCCTGTCTTCCTCTGCACTTTAAAAAGGATTCGCCCGCAACGGAGGAAGGTGCGGCGGACTGGAGCGACAATGCACACGCCCACCATACTAGAGGAGACGGAAAAGAAACGCGCGAGGAAGCACGACTTGCCGGCCAACGTTTGGGGGAGATGCCGTGGCCACCTTCTACGCAAGTTCGACGGCTTCGAAACTGCATTGTCCAAAGAGCAGGGGCTCTTGCCACACCCGCTCCTCGGCACGCGCATAGCTGGATGCTCACGCGTCTCGGTGCCTGTCCACACCATAGTTTGATGGCAGGCGGACACCCCCGTATGTGGCATCTCACGATCCAGCACCCCACCCTCTAGCCCTGCCCgatgccgagccgcttctggtCGTGACAGGCTCTGGCGCCCACGACGTAGGATGGGGAGGTCAGAACgcgcttgcgccatccatatgGTAGGCGGAGCGTCAGTGTGAGTCGAGCACACCCCACCTGACCCTCAATGCCTACCggtggtggggagcctgagccaccccgagggggattcaccaggtggcggccggcagaACGGGGGAGCGCCTGTGCGGCAACCTGCGAGGTTGGGGACGGATGGAGTTTGGTGCAGAGCCCGAGCTGGGATGTCTGGGTCGGTGCACAGCTGTAACGCATGTGCCTACGGCGTGCTGCTttgcaccacgcgatgggggcctgtggcgGGCCCGGTAGAGCGGATTCGAATTCGTGTTGCGTGGCAGAAAATTCGCAGGCTGAGCAGCAAAGTTGTCAGCGCCTTTTTCAGGAGGATGCAACTGTGTCGGAAGGGCGACGGGGCTTCACCGTGCCACCAGCGAAGCAGTGTATGACGGGAAGCATGCAATGCAAGGAAGGTGTCGGGGGACCGAAGTGTGGTCGTGCCCATGTGCGCCATACGTAAGGCCGTGCACACTCGCATCTCGCTTTGAGCCGGCCGCCGTCATCGTCCTCGGCGTCAACAGAGTCGCTCTCCATTCGTTTCGTCTGATGCTCGCTCGTGGTCCATTTCACGAGGCTCTCGACATCCATCAACCTTACGCGCCTGTGCCTCCCAGACTGGTCGcggcctctctcgccccttTTTGTCCTTGCCCCGTCTGAATCGTATCTCTTTTAGGACGGTGTATTGTCCCTCTGCCCACCCCTCAACACCGCGTCTGCTCACGCCACCCCCATCTTCTCTCGTGGTTTGCTTCACGGCCTCGATGCAAcaccgccacacacgcatgcaatGTGTGCCCCTCTTcaccgccctccctccttcgctgagcacgccgcacacacacgtgaagCAAAAgacatgtgtgcgtggacAGCACACCGACAAATTGCGCATGCGACCCACACCCACCACGACTACGTgcttccccttctctcgggcctccgctgccgcatcgTCACATCCTTGTGGTGTTCGCTTTCTCTGCTATACCTCACTTCACTGTCACAGCTGGGACATCCATACATGTAAACGCACaaccgccgcccctccccctccaccccgcTACGCTCCATTCGCAcggccctctccccctccatcccctgcgcgtgtgcgtgtgtgtagaaCCTTTTCGAAACGCAGTTTTCAGGAGTGCGTCTGCCCTCAAGAgacagaaaacaaagaaagacGTATACCTATATACGCAAGCCCCTCCCGCACAGACAAGCATTGCCCACTACACGCGCAGACgaagacagacagacacagacacacgcacacacacgcagattCACCAGGTCCATTCGCAGACGCACTTGCAGATCTCTTGTCGCGtttttccctctccttttcggCCCCCGTCCGCTTGAAGAGTTAAACACGGTTGGTGGTAGCCGCCCACGCATTGTGGCACCACTCGCATTCACGCAAGCGCAGACAACTAGACAAGGTGCCCCGTGCGTGCATATCGAtcctccccccctccgcctAAGCTGGCGAAGTGCCTTTGCGgagtgccgtcgctgctggagtGCGTCGGGTACACGTGTtccacaagcacacgcgcgcgacagcgacgcacaagcacgcatacAGAGATATATATGCACATATAAGAACGGATCTTGTGACAGTtaacgctgctgctgctgctgcagtggaCAGCGACACATCGTGCAGATACGAAAAGACGCGCTTGACGAGTTACAAATAGAAGCAGCGCGTGAACGGCACTGGCCATCAGCGCAGTGCTATTCACatctcacccacccacccactcatCCCTCTCCCGATCCTGCCCGAAGTGGCACAATTCCATCAGAAAGCGTACCGTGTACGTTGATCATCCACACGCAGAGAAAtctctgccgcagctcctcatgccgcagctccagcagctttCCACACATCGTGCAGCAGGGTCTGCGCAGCCGTTCATAAAGCACCCAGATGCGCCGCAGCCATCGACGGCATCCTTTCATGCGCCGGCCACGCCGGTTCCCAGAGCAGTCTTGTTCAATACAGCAGGCGGGTTCGCGTATCAGGTGATGACCTCAGCTATCGAAAAAGCAAAGGCACCGACAGTGAGTATCTTCACAGTGCGCCGAATTCCAGTCGCCAACTCCCGCGCTCTATCTCTGCACCTCGCTGCGGCCGCAAGCTGCAGGTTGCCGTTCTGCGTCGTTGAAGGTGGAGTGACGTGGAGCGATGTGGTGATGACGTTGATGCTGCCTCAGCCGGAGCGACCCCCTTCCCATATGGGTTGGAACGTGCAGGTGCTTGGCCAGGACGTCGACAGCGGTGCCTGGGTCCCCATCACGCCCTCTCTATCCTCGCGACTGGAGACGCGTTACTTCCTGTGCACCGACGTCGAGGTGCTGTTTGGGCACTACCAGACCTCTGTTCTCTACATGCAGGCAATTCCGCTGACGGCTGAGACGGCTGGGCCCGACTGGCGCACCCCGTTGCAGCAgagctccgccgccggtgctgcaccgccccCCGCGCCCATCAaggcgccacgccgagggAGTGCGTTCGcaccgagcagcagcgcctcccagccgcgcgccaccaccggtgCGGATACCGCATCTGCACGACTGGCAGGCAAGGCGAGGCCTTGCAGCCTGAGTGCCGACTTAGGTCTTGCCGCGCAAGCGCCATCGACGCCACCCCTCAGCCCTCCATCGGCGCATGCTATGTGGTCGCTCGCCGCCTTTGTGAAACAGCAGGAGCGCTGGGGTCGTCGTTGTCAAGAgttgcggcagcgcgcggcggGTGTGACGCCTCgggaagcgctgcagcaggtgcgtgAGGAGCTGCGATTTTGCCGTGCCGCTTTTGGCGTTGACGGAGTCGTCGCACCCACCTGTGCCGACAAGGGTGTCGCCACGTGGGCACTTAGCCTGCTGGAGCACCAGTGCACAACGCTGGCCGACTACGTATATGCCGCGTGCACAGAAGGGCGCAACGATCACCGGTTTCTTCTTCGGCTGGCTCGCAGTCGTCTTGGTCGCGCCTTTCAGCTGGCTTGCAAGGTCATCCATGTCGCAGACTCGGTGCTCAGCGCTGCCGGGGCAGCAGatgacgccggcgtcgtcTTGTCTGACTTTCCTCGCGACTGGCTGGCGCTTCTGCTGgcctcgctgcgcctgcgcagtCTTCGGCACCTGGCTCTGGCGCGCGCCTGCGGGGCTGTGTCGAATGGGAAGCCGCAGTCACCGTGGACGATGGAGGCCCTCGTTGATGAGGCGGTCCAGACGGCCGGTTGGATCCTCGAGGCGCTCTTCAGCATCTGCGAGCGCGGCGAAATACCTGGACTGGCGCAagccgcgctggcggagaCGTTACTGACAtgcgccctctctctcgctgaaCTGGCGGCGTATCTTTCCACCAACACGTCGCATCGCTGCGAACtgatggcagcggcagtgcacgTCTGCCGCGTACGCTTCCAGCTTACacgtggcgacggcgatgctcACTGGCTGCCGCAGTGTGTGAGCGACGTGGTGGCTCGCATGCAGACCAAGTTTAGCAGGATACCGCTGACGTCATCGGCCTTTACCGAGTACGCCGCCCTCATTCGGCAGCTGCGAGACTCTGCCGAGTGCGCGGAGATGTGCAACaggccagctgctgcgcacgctggcGCCCCACCAGCGGACGTCCAGCCAGAACCACTGCCGTTGGGATATACTGTTACGCGCCTCCCGgtcacggcagcggtggatGCGGCTTTTGTGCGCGGCAACACACTGGTGCGTGAGctccgccgcaccgccgcggcggtgcagaggGCAGTTCAGCGGAGCTCGACTGCGCCTTCATCGTGGAAAGACCCGCCTCAGTCTCCGTATCGCCGCACCGGCCCTGAGAGTACTGAGCACTGCCAGACCCGCTCATCGCCACAAGCGTCAGAGGCGACGTAGCCCCTACGGTCAGGTGAAGAGTTGCGCACAGGGGTGCCCCTGTTCTCGGCGAAAGGTGCACTCCGTCCCGACACCTTAGGAGGAGCACCGTCTGCGTTGTGATTGGAGTCTGCGCTCGCCTTTAGCGGTTTTCTCTACTCCCTCCCGCCCACCTACTcaggtgtgcgtgctgcgcagccagtgccgctgctcctctcgCGATGGTGCCATGGCCCCCATGTCACCGCAATCCTCTTTCAGACAAGCACAGGCGCTGTATCTATgggtgcgtctgtgtgtcgCCGACTCGGCCTCCCTTGTCTTCCTCGTTtcttctctccgtctctcggCTTTACACCTCTGCCCATGCCACAGTTATGTTgcacccccctctccctacTTTCTCTCGATCCCATCCGCGATACCGCACggacagcgccgcagcgtctgTGCACGTCTATGTGGATCTGCTCAGAACAACGCTCTGTTTTCTTAACTAGTATGGGTCTTCCTGCTCCTCCGAATTCCTTCTGCGTCTTCTCCGTTCGTGGTTGTTGTCGCAGGGCCGCAACCCTCATCTGCTGTGGCTTCCCGACGCGCGTTTAGGGCCCCGGGCGTCTCTTGCAGCTATGCGCCCGCCACCGTACCGCGTCACGGAACTCGAATCGTGCGCACGGATGTATATGCATGAAGGCACTTCTGCACGCCGCACCGCATCCTTCTTATTCGCCAAGCTGTGGGTTAGGGGCCGCATGCGCTTGGAAGGGTGAAGAGTGGGTGGGCGCACCTTGTCCACCGTGAGTCTATATGTGCGAGCACCCGCCACCATCGCGTCGTTGGTCAACGGCCGATCCTTCACACGTACCCTTTCCTCGCGGCACCGTGCCATACTTCTCCGTTTCTTCTTCTCTACCCCTCTCCCGTGTCGGCCTCTCCTTGTAATCCCACTGGTGTGTGGTGATACACCACAACGAGGTGTGCACGCATTTCGCTCTCTCTACCACGCAGCAAGTCCGCCCACTGTGCGCACACGACACCTCTATCGCTCTTTTCTACtgcccacccgcccacccctACCCCTCCCACACCTCAGCGACACCATGCAGGCGTAcgaggagctgaagcagctgcatcgAAAGCTGCACAACCTTCGGCACCTTCTTGCCCTAGGTGAGTGGGACATGCATACCATGATGCCGCCGAAGGGCGCAACGGCTCGCGCGAACGCGCttgcggagctggaggcacacgtgcaccaGCTTCACACAGCGCCACGCGTTGCGCTCCTTttgaaggaggcgctgctggttaAGGACGAACTCGCCGAGGTGGACCGCGCGAACCTCCGCGAAATGGTGCGCCTGCACGAGCTtgcgtcgcagctgccggaggagctgctgcggcgcaggacGCGGCTGACaacgctggcgcagcagctgtgggTAAAATGCCGCGCGGAAAACGACATTGCTGCGTggctgccgacgctgcaggagctggtgGACCTCGAGCGCGAGGAGGGCCGCCTTCGAGCGGGCACAAGCGGGAAGTCCCCGTACgacgcgctgctcggcgccaACGAGCCCGGGATGACGGTTGCGAAGCTGGACGCAATCTACGCGGACATCAAGTCTtggctgccggcgctgtacaaggaggtgctggagaacCGAAAGGACATGGGCGCGAGCCTCACTGAGCTGCAGACGCCGATCTCGAAGGAAAAGCAGATTGCTCTTGGCCGGCAGCTGATGACGGACGTGTGGAAGTACGACTGGGGCGCGGGTCGCTAcgacgaggcgccgcacCCGTTTGGTGGGATGGTGAAGGAGGACGTGCGGATGACGTACTACTGGTCGCCGGACAACTACACCAAGTGCCTGCTGGCGACGATCCACGAGACAGGACACGCCAAATACGAGCAGAACTGCGGGCCGCGCGAGCTGCTTGGGCAGCCGGTGTGCGAGGCGCGATCCGGCGGCATCCACGAGAcgcagtcgctgctggcggagagGATGATAGCCAAGTCCGCTGCGTTCGCCGAGTAcctgacgccgctgctggagctgcaccTTGGCGCGCAGCCAGGGCTGACGGTGG comes from Leishmania infantum JPCM5 genome chromosome 14 and encodes:
- a CDS encoding putative histone acetyltransferase — translated: MSSSAVPAYEEKQKVYALLNGTFHAAIVLEVAEDATEGGFLYYVRYVEQDSRLDQWLQASDIKERHQGRAQHGSSSTHQQYTPSGIKTRRQSHVTEQQNAETAVLTGEGVGMSTEVSANAKGGGAASHLVKVSKTRARRDSAFFSRTKNIYSICMGPHEVETWYFSPYHLARPEVQQRLQAASQCVTGSTELQLVQSTTPSGGTSGVSSGIAGVGGGAGGSGSVSVGGGGSGRGNGAGTRQWPIATRSFSLHICPYCLRPFLDNAAVVRHLQQDCLRHPPGNEIYRDPVRRLVVLELDGSLEPTFCEHLALLSKLFLEHKALDHDMTPFLFYVLCSMETHGLQVLGYFSKEKQTPEPYNLSCILVLPQYQSRGIGRFLIELSYELSRREGKVGTPEKPLSDLGEKLYLSYWADSVTMAIARAMEEGHCVSVDYLVQATAMIQADVIRALQHQKLLNGHQLTISEDIVERCYTKRLTKERDITSYTFYTHLLSWAPGFYEEFRGVPPAPAFVPWRDPRAPHSRTGG
- a CDS encoding putative 60S ribosomal protein; this translates as MRRALIASGLMSRCTLAHRYCSTKPAGDNAKIDDLATAYSQLTLREVSDLQRLIFKKLGHSDEFYEKALLRGLGGGGGAVMMAPAAAAAVAPAADAPAADALKTEKKKVEKLTYDVKLEKFAPEIKIKLIKELRTVTNLSIADAKKAVEKCPGLVATNMSKDDAEKLKVLYEKLGAKVELL
- a CDS encoding metallo-peptidase, Clan MA(E), Family M32, whose translation is MQAYEELKQLHRKLHNLRHLLALGEWDMHTMMPPKGATARANALAELEAHVHQLHTAPRVALLLKEALLVKDELAEVDRANLREMVRLHELASQLPEELLRRRTRLTTLAQQLWVKCRAENDIAAWLPTLQELVDLEREEGRLRAGTSGKSPYDALLGANEPGMTVAKLDAIYADIKSWLPALYKEVLENRKDMGASLTELQTPISKEKQIALGRQLMTDVWKYDWGAGRYDEAPHPFGGMVKEDVRMTYYWSPDNYTKCLLATIHETGHAKYEQNCGPRELLGQPVCEARSGGIHETQSLLAERMIAKSAAFAEYLTPLLELHLGAQPGLTVENVRKINQLVKPSYIRTLADEVGYSLHVILRYEIERDLIEGRLEAVDVPRVWDEKMKEYMGLETLGRDDLGCLQDIHWAAGYWGSFPAYTIGAIGAAQLMAAIRQQLGDDVVTQCIRTGHIDPILAKQKEMIWDLGCLLETGELLIKATGEPLNPRHLREHLERRYLRNED